One genomic segment of Hevea brasiliensis isolate MT/VB/25A 57/8 chromosome 3, ASM3005281v1, whole genome shotgun sequence includes these proteins:
- the LOC131178706 gene encoding uncharacterized protein LOC131178706 has translation MDTRKKKKYMEGLTRRMGFDNVHYVEPQGLSGGLCLWWNNKVNLVVNKSSPNFVDVAVQLEGSNFIWQSIFVYGCPNQKNRRDFWNQLHDISSPSIPCIFVGDFNSIASQDDKWGGADFSFSQARDMHNFIEFRELMDLECKGPYFTWFNKQFGRVAILERLDRALASIEWKEAFPKAYVLNEALIESDHSPLVLCLDGFQTPKKQFSFKFEAKWMLHSECQAVTSSAWNQQIIGSPMFSIMKKLKFCRIVLSK, from the coding sequence ATGGAtacaagaaaaaagaagaagtatATGGAAGGTTTAACAAGAAGAATGGGTTTTGATAATGTTCACTATGTAGAACCTCAGGGCCTATCTGGAGGTTTATGCTTATGGTGGAACAACAAAGTGAACTTGGTTGTAAATAAATCTTCTCCTAATTTTGTAGATGTTGCTGTGCAATTAGAGGGAAGTAATTTTATTTGGCAATCTATTTTTGTTTATGGATGTCCAAATCAAAAGAACAGGAGAGATTTTTGGAATCAGTTACATGATATCTCATCTCCCTCCATCCCTTGCATCTTTGTGGGTGATTTTAACTCTATTGCTTCTCAGGATGACAAATGGGGTGGTGCTGATTTTTCTTTCTCACAAGCAAGAGATATGCATAACTTCATCGAATTTAGGGAGCTTATGGACCTTGAATGTAAGGGTCCTTATTTTACTTGGTTCAATAAACAATTTGGCAGGGTAGCAATCCTAGAAAGACTTGATAGGGCTTTAGCATCTATTGAATGGAAAGAAGCATTCCCGAAGGCCTATGTtttgaatgaagcccttatcgaATCAGATCATAGTCCTCTAGTCCTGTGTTTAGACGGCTTTCAAACACCCAAGAAACAGTTCTCTTTTAAATTTGAAGCTAAATGGATGCTACATTCAGAGTGTCAGGCGGTTACCTCTTCAGCATGGAATCAACAAATCATCGGGTCACCCATGTTCTCCATAATGAAAAAGTTGAAATTTTGCAGAATAGTTTTAAGCAAATAG